A region from the Corylus avellana chromosome ca7, CavTom2PMs-1.0 genome encodes:
- the LOC132186943 gene encoding LOW QUALITY PROTEIN: trihelix transcription factor ASIL2 (The sequence of the model RefSeq protein was modified relative to this genomic sequence to represent the inferred CDS: deleted 2 bases in 1 codon; substituted 1 base at 1 genomic stop codon) has product MDEDDEIQSHQSPETGSPVSPRPNGRITVTVASAPPATAQNALALIALPIQRPRSGGGGSGGGGGREDCWSEDATSVLIDAWGERYLQLSRGNLKQKHWKEVADIVSSTEDYGKTPKTDIQCKNRIDTVKKKYKLEKAKVASGGGPSKWTFFDRLDQLIGPTAKIAVSSPSPPLQQPKVPLGIPVRIRSSSVNLLSNNSNNSQFLNKQPQKKQEEAVMLRTQQLGKRGGTELESDSEADSMDSSGQAGTGTATATATATATGTNERKKPRRMMVMAGGGEXEEEVGGKGGWGNAVRELTQAILKFGEAYEQAENAKLQQVVEMEKQRMKFAKELELQRMQFFMKTQLEISQLKKPAGRRGGTGGGGGGGNASNHHINNNTNNNNSDSSN; this is encoded by the exons ATGGACGAAGACGACGAGATCCAGTCGCACCAGTCGCCGGAGACGGGATCTCCGGTGTCTCCACGGCCGAACGGAAGAATAACGGTGACGGTGGCCTCAGCGCCACCGGCGACGGCGCAGAACGCTCTAGCGCTGATAGCTCTCCCAATTCAGCGACCGAGAAGCGGCGGAGGAGGAAGTGGAGGCGGAGGCGGAAGAGAGGACTGCTGGAGCGAAGATGCGACGTCGGTTCTGATAGACGCGTGGGGAGAGCGGTATTTGCAGCTGAGCAGAGGGAATTTGAAGCAGAAGCACTGGAAAGAGGTGGCGGATATTGTGAGCAGCACAGAGGACTACGGGAAGACCCCCAAGACCGATATACAGTGCAAGAATCGGATCGACACGGTGAAGAAGAAGTACAAGCTGGAGAAAGCGAAGGTGGCGTCCGGTGGGGGGCCTAGTAAGTGGACTTTCTTCGACAGATTGGACCAATTGATCGGTCCGACTGCCAAAATCGCTGTCTCTAGCCCTTCTCCGCCTTTGCAGCAGCCTAAAGTCCCTCTTGGAATACCCGTTCGCATTCGTTCGTCCTCCGTGAATCTCCTTAGCAATAACAGCAATAATAGTCAATTCCTTAACAAGCAGCCGCAGAAGAAGCAGGAAGAGGCGGTGATGTTGAGGACCCAACAGCTTGGGAAGCGGGGTGGGACGGAGTTGGAGTCGGATTCGGAGGCAGATTCTATGGATAGCTCTGGGCAGGCGGGGACGGGGACAGCAACAGCAACGGCAACGGCAACGGCGACAGGGACGAACGAGAGGAAGAAGCCGCGGAGGATGATGGTGATGGCGGGG GGAGGAGAGTAGGAGGAGGAGGTGGGTGGGAAAGGTGGGTGGGGAAATGCGGTGAGAGAGTTGACGCAGGCGATACTTAAGTTCGGGGAGGCATACGAGCAGGCAGAGAACGCAAAGCTGCAGCAGGTGGTGGAGATGGAGAAGCAGAGAATGAAGTTTGCAAAGGAGCTGGAGTTGCAGAGGATGCAGTTCTTCATGAAAACCCAGTTGGAGATTTCACAGTTGAAGAAGCCGGCCGGGAGGAGGGGCGGCAccggtggcggtggtggtggtgggaatGCTAGCAATCACCATATCAATAACAATACCAATAACAATAATAGTGATAGCAGCAACTAG
- the LOC132187861 gene encoding acyl carrier protein 1, chloroplastic-like yields MATFLTSSSPMAALPCISKVRSTNCHFNTLRTINGGPMIGGLIVLPKIQITKGAKPSSPLPSCFKTTISCSIAQPETLQGVQGIISKQLSIDESTVTPQTKFADLGADSLDIVEIMMALEEKFEVSIGEGGAENISTVQDAADLVEKVKATSSA; encoded by the exons ATGGCTACTTTTCTTACTTCATCTTCTCCTATGGCCGCCCTTCCTTGCATTTCCAAGGTTAGAAGCACCAATTGCCACTTCAATACCCTACGCACCATTAAT GGTGGTCCTATGATTGGAGGGCTAATAGTTTTGCCCAAAATCCAAATCACAAAGGGAGCTAAACCATCATCTCCTCTCCCTAGTTGCTTCAAGACTACAATCTCATGCTCCATC GCTCAACCGGAAACACTTCAAGGTGTCCAAGGCATCATATCAAAGCAGCTGTCTATTGATGAAAGCACTGTGACCCCACAAACCAAGTTTGCCGATTTGGGTGCTGATTCACTTGACATA GTGGAAATTATGATGGCTTTGGAAGAGAAATTTGAAGTGTCAATTGGAGAAGGGGGTGCTGAGAATATCTCAACAGTTCAAGATGCAGCTGACCTGGTTGAGAAAGTGAAGGCAACCTCATCAGCTTAG